One Phycisphaera mikurensis NBRC 102666 DNA window includes the following coding sequences:
- a CDS encoding efflux RND transporter periplasmic adaptor subunit produces MKTFLLALAAVTLVLVGVLAGPPLRVALASWQDAPEPAAEGGGAKAQLWQSGMHPWIITTEPGNCPICGMKLEPIDPAKLTGEIAIDPVVVQNIGVRTAPVVRGPAVATLRTVGTVEVAEPNVHDVNLRVSGWIVDLFVDYEGAEVAAGDELFTLYSPQLYAAAEEFLLAAGGGSADDPLRGSARDRLLNLGLTESQVDALREAGTTERNMPVVSPATGTVTEKMVNEGMNVQPGMRVFRIVDLSTVWVQVTLYESQLSGVEVGQPATLTVASLPGETFEGELSFIDPTLDPRTRAVQARLVFENPGNRLKPGMFADVTLRNVLAEEAVLAPREAVVKTGARELAFVAKGGGRFDPREVETAGDVADGRVRIASGLEPGENVVTSGQFLLDSEASVRASLARMVGGEGGVRARVPRPLGGGSGEAGNPQFLEDVAPGREETVPLAKAYLQLQTNLTRNEPAGAPAVAEAARSLAAASDGRTAELAAAVAESADRVPADADLATVRGSFEAISLAAVELFEAAPPAGVGPLAVAHCPMVDKDWLQAGAAIRNPYDPSMLTCGTVLRTLPEGAADAR; encoded by the coding sequence ATGAAGACCTTCCTCCTCGCCTTGGCGGCCGTCACGCTCGTGCTCGTCGGCGTCCTCGCCGGCCCGCCGCTTCGCGTCGCCCTCGCGTCCTGGCAAGACGCCCCCGAGCCCGCCGCCGAAGGCGGCGGAGCCAAAGCGCAGCTTTGGCAAAGCGGGATGCACCCCTGGATCATCACCACCGAGCCGGGCAACTGCCCGATCTGCGGGATGAAGCTCGAGCCCATCGACCCCGCGAAGCTCACCGGCGAGATCGCCATCGACCCGGTGGTGGTTCAGAACATCGGCGTCCGCACGGCTCCGGTCGTCCGTGGTCCCGCCGTTGCGACCCTCCGCACCGTGGGCACCGTGGAGGTCGCCGAGCCCAACGTCCACGACGTGAATCTCCGCGTCTCCGGCTGGATCGTCGACCTCTTCGTCGACTACGAGGGGGCGGAGGTCGCGGCCGGCGACGAGCTGTTCACGCTCTACTCGCCGCAGCTCTACGCCGCCGCGGAGGAGTTCCTGCTGGCGGCGGGCGGGGGCTCCGCCGACGACCCGCTGCGGGGCTCGGCCCGGGACCGGCTGCTGAACCTGGGGCTCACCGAGTCCCAGGTTGACGCGCTGCGGGAGGCCGGCACCACCGAGCGGAACATGCCCGTCGTCAGCCCCGCCACCGGGACCGTCACCGAGAAGATGGTCAACGAGGGCATGAACGTCCAGCCGGGGATGCGGGTGTTCCGCATCGTCGACCTCTCCACCGTGTGGGTGCAGGTCACGCTCTACGAGTCGCAGCTGAGCGGCGTGGAGGTCGGCCAGCCCGCCACCCTGACGGTCGCCAGCCTGCCCGGCGAGACCTTCGAGGGCGAGCTGTCCTTCATCGACCCGACGCTGGACCCCCGGACCCGGGCCGTGCAAGCCCGCCTGGTCTTCGAGAACCCCGGGAACCGGCTCAAACCGGGGATGTTCGCGGACGTAACGCTCCGCAACGTGCTCGCCGAGGAAGCCGTGCTCGCGCCGCGGGAGGCGGTCGTCAAGACCGGCGCCCGCGAGCTGGCCTTCGTCGCCAAGGGCGGCGGACGCTTCGACCCCCGCGAGGTGGAGACCGCCGGCGACGTGGCCGACGGGAGGGTGCGCATCGCATCGGGCCTGGAGCCCGGCGAGAACGTGGTGACCAGCGGGCAGTTCCTGCTCGACAGCGAGGCGAGTGTGCGAGCTTCGCTCGCACGGATGGTCGGCGGCGAGGGCGGCGTTCGTGCCCGGGTGCCGCGCCCGCTCGGAGGTGGATCGGGAGAAGCGGGGAATCCCCAATTTCTGGAGGACGTGGCACCCGGGCGGGAGGAGACCGTTCCCTTGGCCAAGGCGTACCTCCAGCTCCAGACCAACCTCACGCGGAACGAGCCCGCGGGCGCCCCCGCCGTCGCGGAGGCCGCCCGCTCGCTCGCCGCGGCGTCCGACGGCCGCACCGCCGAGCTCGCCGCCGCCGTCGCCGAATCCGCGGACCGCGTGCCCGCGGACGCCGATCTGGCCACGGTCCGCGGGTCCTTCGAAGCGATCTCCCTCGCCGCCGTCGAGCTCTTTGAGGCGGCCCCGCCGGCGGGCGTCGGCCCGCTCGCCGTCGCGCACTGCCCGATGGTCGACAAGGACTGGCTGCAGGCCGGCGCCGCCATCCGCAACCCGTACGACCCCTCGATGCTCACCTGCGGCACCGTGCTCCGCACCCTCCCCGAAGGAGCCGCCGATGCTCGCTGA
- a CDS encoding efflux RND transporter permease subunit: MLADPNAREGFTAKLIRACVANRLLVLLLAAITAVGGVYAARHITVDALPDLSDVQVVVRTEFPGQAPGIVQDQVTYPLTTAMLAVPDAEVVRGYSMFGTSFVYVLFEDGTDLYWARSRVLEQLSTVDSRLPEGVTPELGPDATAVGWVYQYVLTTGPYCPEHPEGLWRDEAGDWSAEKPDDPEAERVKVFDHDAEVCPLDGTPLAQADASLAELRSLQDWYLRYELTTVEGVSEVAAIGGFVKQYQVTIDPNRLLAYGLPLGRVREAIQRSNRDVGGRVVERGETEFMVRGRGYLGTGDPTDGSAEDTLGREQTDRVLEDLRLISLGTDEDGSPIYLRDVADVAIGPEIRRGVAEWDGEGETAGGVVIMRFGENAQATIDRVRDRLFELEEGLPPGVAIDVAYDRSDLIERAIHTVSETLLEEILVVGCVILIFLAHARSALVAALVLPAGVLLTLGVMYALGLNANIMSLGGIAISIGVMVDSSIVMVENAHKHLEREHHRREAGEPPRSHASVIADASAEVGPTLFFSLLIIMVSFLPIFVLDGQSGRLFKPLAYTKTFAMAAAAGVAVTLIPVVMVYTLREGGPRKRVAALCAAGTFVLFALLPLGALEDSRWLVAVGAALAVLLLVPRQRISNEEDNPISRVIRAAYEPFFRFTMKHRALTVLIAALLMSSTLYPWSKLGSEFMPPLEEGDLLYMPTTDPGISVSKATELLAQTDALIAAFPEVEHVFGKIGRAETATDPAPVSMLETTITLHRDEAVWRKRPVERFYSGWPGWLAWAPSKLLLPTRTITPDELIYGYELTDAQLGVDRGGRGFRVPGMNDALQIPGLSNAWTMPIRTRIDMLSTGIRTPVGVKIMGPDLTVLSRLAGELADLLKTDERTRTTLASAFPDKTVGGNYLDLDVDREAIARYGLSSGDLADVVMTAVGGMNVTSTVEGLERYPVSLRYPRELRDDPESLEKVLVATPGGAQVPLGQLADVVVRRGPPMIKSEDARPTSWVYVDIKNTDIGTFVEAAQAVVAERLELPPGYTVRWSGQYEYMQAARERLQLAIPLAAVVILLLLFAATRSWLRVGIVLLAVPFSLIGAAWFTWFLGYDLSLAVWVGVIALAGLDAETGLVMLLYLDDSHERFKREGRLNTPADLMTAVHDGAVQRIRPKTMTVMTTFIGLMPLLFATGAGADTMQRLAAPMIGGLATSFVAELLLYPVLFYAAKRLAMKRAGAAGAAGAAGAAGAAGAAGS; the protein is encoded by the coding sequence ATGCTCGCTGATCCCAACGCCAGGGAAGGCTTCACCGCGAAGCTGATCCGCGCCTGCGTGGCGAACCGCTTGCTCGTGCTGCTGCTCGCCGCGATCACCGCCGTGGGTGGCGTGTACGCCGCCCGGCACATCACCGTCGACGCGCTGCCGGACCTCTCCGACGTGCAGGTCGTCGTGCGCACCGAGTTCCCGGGCCAGGCCCCGGGCATCGTGCAGGACCAGGTGACTTACCCGCTGACCACCGCGATGCTCGCGGTGCCCGACGCCGAGGTCGTGCGCGGGTATTCGATGTTCGGCACGAGCTTCGTGTATGTCCTCTTCGAGGACGGGACCGACCTGTACTGGGCGCGGAGTCGCGTGCTGGAGCAGCTCTCGACCGTGGACTCGCGCCTGCCGGAGGGGGTGACGCCGGAGCTGGGGCCGGATGCGACGGCGGTGGGCTGGGTCTACCAGTACGTGCTGACGACGGGGCCCTACTGCCCGGAGCACCCCGAGGGGCTTTGGCGGGACGAAGCCGGCGACTGGTCCGCGGAGAAGCCTGACGACCCGGAGGCGGAGCGCGTCAAGGTCTTCGACCACGACGCCGAGGTCTGCCCGCTGGACGGGACGCCGCTCGCGCAGGCCGACGCCTCGCTCGCCGAGCTGCGGAGCCTCCAGGACTGGTACCTGCGGTACGAGTTGACGACGGTGGAGGGCGTGAGCGAGGTCGCCGCCATCGGCGGCTTCGTGAAGCAGTACCAGGTCACGATCGACCCCAACCGGCTGCTGGCGTACGGGCTCCCGCTGGGCAGAGTCCGCGAGGCAATCCAGCGGAGCAACCGCGACGTGGGCGGCCGCGTGGTGGAGCGCGGCGAGACCGAGTTCATGGTCCGCGGCCGCGGCTACCTGGGGACGGGAGACCCCACGGACGGGTCCGCGGAGGACACACTGGGCCGGGAGCAGACCGACCGCGTCCTCGAAGACCTGCGTTTGATCTCGCTGGGAACCGATGAGGACGGCTCGCCAATCTACCTCCGCGACGTCGCCGACGTGGCCATCGGCCCGGAGATCCGCCGCGGCGTGGCCGAGTGGGACGGGGAGGGCGAGACCGCCGGCGGCGTGGTCATCATGCGCTTCGGCGAGAACGCGCAGGCGACGATCGACCGCGTCCGCGACCGGCTCTTCGAGCTGGAGGAGGGCCTGCCGCCCGGCGTCGCGATCGACGTCGCCTACGACCGCAGCGACCTCATCGAGCGGGCGATCCACACGGTCTCCGAGACGCTGCTCGAGGAGATCCTCGTGGTCGGCTGCGTCATCCTGATCTTCTTGGCTCACGCCCGCAGCGCCTTGGTCGCCGCGCTGGTGCTGCCCGCCGGGGTGCTGCTGACGCTGGGCGTCATGTACGCGCTGGGCCTGAACGCGAACATCATGAGCCTGGGCGGGATCGCGATCTCGATCGGCGTCATGGTCGACAGCTCGATCGTGATGGTCGAGAACGCGCACAAGCACCTCGAACGCGAGCACCACCGGCGCGAGGCGGGCGAGCCGCCACGCAGCCACGCGTCGGTGATCGCCGACGCCAGCGCGGAGGTCGGCCCCACGCTGTTCTTCTCGCTGCTGATCATCATGGTCAGCTTCCTGCCGATCTTCGTGCTCGACGGCCAGAGCGGCCGGCTCTTCAAGCCGCTGGCCTACACCAAGACCTTCGCCATGGCGGCCGCCGCGGGCGTGGCCGTCACGCTGATCCCGGTGGTGATGGTGTACACGCTCCGCGAGGGCGGCCCCCGGAAGCGGGTCGCGGCGCTCTGCGCGGCGGGAACCTTCGTCCTCTTCGCCCTCCTCCCGCTGGGGGCGCTGGAGGACAGCCGCTGGCTCGTCGCGGTCGGCGCGGCCCTGGCCGTGCTCCTGCTGGTCCCGAGGCAGCGGATCTCCAACGAGGAGGACAACCCGATCAGCCGGGTGATCCGCGCCGCCTACGAGCCCTTCTTCCGCTTCACGATGAAGCACCGGGCGCTGACGGTCCTGATCGCGGCGCTGCTCATGAGCAGCACGCTCTACCCCTGGTCGAAGCTGGGCTCGGAGTTCATGCCGCCGCTGGAGGAGGGCGACCTCCTGTACATGCCCACGACGGACCCGGGGATCTCCGTGTCGAAGGCGACCGAGCTGCTGGCGCAGACCGACGCGCTGATTGCCGCCTTCCCGGAGGTCGAGCACGTCTTCGGGAAGATCGGCCGGGCCGAGACCGCGACCGACCCGGCGCCGGTGTCGATGCTGGAGACGACCATCACGCTGCACCGCGACGAGGCGGTCTGGCGGAAGCGGCCGGTGGAGCGCTTCTACTCCGGCTGGCCCGGCTGGCTCGCCTGGGCGCCCTCGAAGCTGTTGCTGCCGACACGGACGATCACGCCCGACGAGTTGATCTACGGGTACGAGCTGACCGACGCGCAACTCGGCGTGGATCGAGGCGGACGCGGCTTCCGCGTCCCGGGCATGAACGACGCCCTGCAGATCCCCGGGCTCTCCAACGCCTGGACGATGCCGATCCGCACGCGGATCGACATGCTCTCCACCGGCATCCGCACACCGGTGGGCGTGAAGATCATGGGCCCGGACCTGACCGTCCTCTCCCGCCTCGCCGGCGAGCTTGCCGACCTGCTGAAGACCGACGAGCGGACGCGGACCACTCTCGCCAGCGCCTTCCCGGACAAGACCGTCGGCGGCAACTACCTGGACCTGGACGTCGACCGCGAGGCGATCGCCCGCTACGGGCTCTCCTCGGGCGACCTGGCGGACGTTGTGATGACCGCCGTGGGCGGCATGAACGTGACCTCCACCGTGGAGGGACTGGAGCGCTACCCGGTGAGCCTCCGCTACCCGCGCGAGCTGCGTGACGACCCGGAGTCGCTGGAGAAGGTCCTCGTGGCAACCCCGGGCGGGGCCCAGGTCCCGCTCGGCCAACTGGCCGACGTCGTGGTTCGGCGCGGCCCGCCGATGATCAAGAGCGAGGACGCCCGGCCGACCAGCTGGGTGTACGTGGACATCAAGAACACGGACATCGGGACCTTCGTCGAGGCGGCGCAGGCCGTCGTCGCCGAGCGGCTGGAGCTGCCGCCGGGCTACACCGTCCGCTGGTCGGGCCAGTACGAGTACATGCAGGCCGCCCGCGAACGCCTGCAGCTGGCGATCCCGCTGGCCGCGGTGGTCATCCTCCTGTTGCTCTTCGCCGCCACGCGGAGCTGGCTGCGCGTGGGCATCGTGCTGCTGGCCGTGCCGTTCTCGCTGATCGGTGCCGCGTGGTTCACCTGGTTCCTCGGCTACGACCTGTCCTTGGCGGTGTGGGTCGGCGTGATCGCGCTCGCCGGGCTCGACGCCGAGACCGGCCTGGTGATGCTGCTCTACCTCGACGACAGCCACGAGCGGTTCAAGCGCGAGGGCCGGCTGAACACGCCCGCAGACCTGATGACCGCCGTCCACGACGGCGCGGTGCAGCGAATCCGCCCGAAGACGATGACGGTGATGACCACCTTCATCGGCCTGATGCCGCTGCTGTTCGCGACCGGCGCCGGCGCCGACACGATGCAGCGGCTGGCCGCCCCGATGATCGGCGGGCTGGCCACCAGCTTCGTCGCCGAGCTGCTGCTCTACCCGGTGCTCTTCTATGCCGCGAAGCGGCTCGCGATGAAGCGGGCGGGGGCTGCGGGGGCTGCGGGGGCTGCGGGGGCTGCGGGGGCTGCGGGGGCTGCGGGATCCTAA
- a CDS encoding AAA domain-containing protein, with protein sequence MPTDPPADADSPGPEPKGAVAAGGSSEAVLRAMLERLYGALTRGPGINCRPHRSRQRVDLTDLDLFADVPCAEVLGRLLGEPAEAEVKASVPPPEGLSEGAAGRRKAAKAEPPEEDRQERQEEDRRPAFVNLGDRDPYKEPRQALPERGRPGPEAASEPEPGPLTPKEAYAAQRKLLTKLRALEDEARTYLHDTGVHALHLGYPLLSLPPGFAGGSKRILAPIAFTPIELEAKSGVKPGVRLAARADDEDRLVINPALLAWLERTLGERLDLAAAGVLDEEPGGAEPDPEAAERAAAAAPGPMPPVAEIVALVRAVADALGLEDDALAGWAGEAPADAIAALGACPPTERLPREPALVNAAVLGLFPAGNQGLLRDTREMIEDGAPDGLAGAFLSADRSFDALAASLREEPADRGPPGDETAAIRGERFVTLADPSQALAVEAARREPCLVLHGPPGTGKSQTITNVIGDHLARGQRVLFVCDKQTALDVVYHRLEALGLDRLCARVHDPQRDRRTLYMSVRETLAGLADAAENPRSEVKLQKADDELAEIHADLTGLHAALMQPPGASASANGDESFHALTGRYLGSEAMELPASLLADATEEGLLEHRRGIDLVLERGAKLGFATHPWLVAGAGDPAGGLDAHLSRPPARSGELLREAVAAAEALDAADAEAAPPAAPPFEPGRPLAEQDAERADLLRRLSWLQERPDPAAAALAAGIDAGAIDRLRTLLGGAASDAAEIQRNPVDPGIAEVLADDPPGPAAVAEQVGGLEQYLDAAGRWYAFALLGPKKVARGVLRRYGKTLTPANAAAVRDALDGLATRRRLDSVLEQVTGSRPNRRLLADAELLLAVERWGHLLHARSAVEREDHPLRVPLRAALADPAGLDALAERLRRSPARSAAIAAAEAALGATGVLSSPFREARSAAVRAAPGNAAEPLRPLLDRVGDLEDVLRFAEGLASLPEGVAAALDPLLRAAASPETGRAALVRRCLGHELARRLAAEPRLSRLDPAAIEHAAGRFATLEKKKSGLVRDAILHRWTRQQRRRLLAESGNRLNGVGTAVRQRLFVTGKRAMRLRQVIRLGAQLGRDEARERAQQEPLVDEPGGITPALDPLLDLRPVWLASPEAVAQCFPREAVFDLIVFDEASQLRLEEAIPVLTRGRRVVIAGDPQQLPPTRFFEAAFDEGEAGEIQDEDDLFEAQQRGTEDLLSAALNLDASSTYLDVHYRSEDPGLIRFSNEHFYRGRLQALPVPPNRRDRGPAVELIRVDGTYANRANAGEAAAVVAKVAELLSAKRPPSIGIACFNTTQRDAIAEALEVAAMDDAGFAAKLADARALERDGQNESLFVKNLENVQGDERDHLLISTTYGPDARGRFYRRFGPLGMAGGGRRLNVLVTRARAKIHVLTSIPAASYRGLEEPGGSGTPSGSWLLFAYLAMADGAGAGTPAAADPAEPGLHVHPSAAPSRLAEAVGARLAAAHPQDRVDVHLGNEGFLLDVADAAPGGATSTALIDFARYAAAPDPVRWDLYRGGILRWRGWKPARLWSPAVLRDPASAAAAVRPA encoded by the coding sequence ATGCCGACCGATCCCCCAGCCGATGCCGACTCCCCAGGCCCGGAGCCGAAGGGTGCGGTCGCCGCCGGCGGTTCGTCCGAGGCGGTGCTGCGTGCGATGCTGGAGCGGCTCTACGGCGCGCTCACGCGCGGCCCCGGCATCAACTGCCGGCCGCACCGCAGCCGGCAGCGCGTCGACCTCACCGACCTGGACCTCTTCGCCGACGTGCCCTGCGCGGAGGTGCTCGGCCGGCTGCTGGGCGAGCCGGCGGAGGCGGAGGTGAAGGCGAGCGTGCCGCCGCCGGAGGGGCTGAGCGAGGGGGCCGCCGGCAGGAGGAAAGCGGCCAAGGCGGAGCCGCCGGAGGAAGACCGGCAGGAGCGGCAGGAGGAGGACAGGCGGCCGGCCTTCGTGAACCTGGGGGACCGCGATCCTTACAAGGAGCCGCGGCAGGCGCTGCCCGAGCGGGGGCGACCCGGGCCCGAGGCCGCGTCCGAGCCGGAGCCCGGGCCGCTCACGCCCAAAGAGGCCTACGCCGCCCAGCGGAAGCTGCTGACCAAGCTGCGCGCGCTCGAGGACGAGGCCCGCACCTACCTGCACGACACCGGCGTGCACGCGCTGCACCTGGGCTACCCGCTGCTGTCGCTGCCGCCGGGCTTCGCCGGCGGGAGCAAGCGGATCCTCGCGCCGATCGCCTTCACGCCGATCGAACTCGAGGCCAAGAGCGGCGTGAAGCCGGGCGTGCGGCTCGCGGCGAGGGCCGACGACGAGGACCGGCTCGTCATCAACCCGGCGCTGCTCGCCTGGCTGGAGCGGACGCTGGGCGAGCGCCTCGACCTCGCGGCCGCGGGCGTGCTGGACGAGGAGCCCGGCGGGGCCGAGCCCGACCCCGAGGCGGCGGAGCGGGCGGCGGCCGCGGCCCCCGGGCCGATGCCGCCGGTGGCGGAGATCGTCGCGCTGGTGCGGGCGGTGGCCGACGCCCTCGGCCTCGAGGACGACGCGCTCGCGGGCTGGGCCGGCGAGGCTCCCGCCGACGCCATCGCGGCGCTGGGCGCCTGCCCGCCGACCGAGCGGCTGCCCCGGGAGCCGGCGCTGGTCAACGCCGCCGTGCTGGGCCTCTTCCCCGCCGGCAACCAGGGCCTGCTCCGCGACACGCGGGAGATGATCGAGGACGGTGCGCCCGACGGGCTCGCCGGAGCGTTCCTCTCCGCCGACCGCAGCTTCGACGCGCTCGCCGCCTCGCTCCGCGAGGAACCCGCGGACCGCGGGCCCCCCGGCGACGAAACGGCGGCGATCCGCGGCGAGCGCTTCGTGACGCTCGCCGACCCCTCGCAGGCGCTCGCCGTCGAGGCGGCCCGCCGCGAGCCGTGCCTGGTGCTGCACGGCCCCCCGGGCACCGGCAAGAGCCAGACGATCACCAACGTGATCGGCGACCACCTCGCCCGCGGGCAGCGGGTGCTGTTCGTGTGCGACAAGCAGACGGCGCTGGACGTCGTCTACCACCGGCTCGAAGCCCTCGGCCTCGACCGGCTGTGCGCCCGCGTTCACGACCCGCAGCGCGACCGGCGGACGCTGTACATGTCGGTGCGGGAGACGCTCGCGGGCCTGGCCGACGCGGCGGAGAACCCCCGCAGCGAGGTGAAGCTGCAGAAGGCCGACGACGAGCTGGCGGAGATCCACGCGGACCTCACCGGCCTGCACGCCGCGTTGATGCAGCCGCCGGGCGCTTCCGCCTCCGCCAACGGCGACGAGAGCTTCCACGCGCTGACCGGGCGCTACCTCGGCTCCGAGGCGATGGAGCTGCCGGCGTCGCTGCTCGCGGACGCGACCGAGGAGGGACTCTTGGAGCACCGCCGCGGGATCGACCTGGTGCTGGAGCGGGGAGCGAAGCTGGGCTTCGCGACGCACCCGTGGCTGGTGGCCGGGGCCGGGGATCCCGCCGGCGGCCTCGACGCGCACCTCAGCCGGCCGCCGGCACGCTCGGGCGAGCTGCTCCGGGAGGCGGTGGCCGCGGCGGAAGCGCTCGACGCGGCGGACGCCGAGGCGGCGCCGCCCGCCGCGCCGCCCTTCGAGCCGGGCCGCCCGCTCGCCGAGCAGGACGCGGAGCGGGCCGACCTGCTGCGGCGGCTCTCGTGGCTGCAGGAGCGCCCGGACCCGGCCGCCGCCGCGCTGGCGGCCGGCATCGACGCCGGCGCGATCGACCGGCTCCGGACGCTGCTCGGTGGCGCGGCGTCGGATGCCGCCGAGATCCAGCGCAACCCGGTCGACCCGGGCATCGCCGAGGTGCTCGCGGACGATCCGCCCGGCCCCGCCGCCGTCGCCGAGCAGGTGGGCGGGCTGGAGCAGTACCTCGACGCCGCCGGCAGGTGGTACGCCTTCGCGCTGCTGGGTCCCAAGAAGGTCGCCCGCGGCGTCCTCCGCCGCTACGGCAAGACGCTCACGCCCGCCAACGCCGCCGCCGTGCGCGATGCGCTTGACGGGCTGGCGACGCGGCGGCGGCTGGATTCCGTGCTGGAGCAGGTGACCGGGAGCCGGCCGAATCGGCGGCTCCTCGCCGACGCCGAGCTGCTCCTCGCGGTCGAGCGGTGGGGCCACCTGCTGCACGCCCGGTCGGCCGTGGAGCGGGAAGACCACCCGCTGCGGGTCCCGCTGCGGGCGGCGCTGGCCGACCCCGCCGGGCTGGACGCACTCGCCGAGCGGCTGCGTCGCTCCCCCGCCCGATCCGCCGCGATCGCCGCCGCCGAGGCGGCGCTGGGCGCGACCGGCGTGCTCTCTTCGCCCTTCCGGGAAGCTCGCTCCGCGGCCGTCCGCGCCGCGCCCGGGAACGCCGCCGAGCCGCTCCGCCCGCTGCTGGACCGCGTCGGCGACCTCGAGGACGTGCTCCGCTTCGCCGAGGGGCTCGCCTCGCTCCCGGAGGGAGTCGCCGCCGCCCTGGACCCGCTGCTCCGTGCCGCCGCCTCGCCCGAGACCGGCCGCGCGGCGCTGGTCAGGCGTTGCCTCGGCCACGAGCTCGCCCGCCGGCTCGCCGCCGAGCCGCGGCTCTCCCGGCTCGACCCCGCGGCCATCGAGCACGCGGCCGGGCGCTTCGCGACGCTCGAGAAGAAGAAGAGCGGCCTCGTCCGCGACGCGATCCTGCACCGCTGGACGCGGCAGCAGCGGCGCCGGCTGCTGGCGGAGTCGGGCAACCGCCTCAACGGCGTCGGCACCGCCGTCCGCCAGCGGCTCTTCGTCACCGGCAAGCGGGCGATGCGGCTGCGGCAGGTCATCCGGCTCGGCGCGCAGCTCGGCCGCGACGAGGCGCGCGAGCGGGCGCAGCAGGAGCCGCTCGTGGACGAACCGGGCGGGATCACGCCCGCGCTGGACCCGCTCTTGGACCTCCGCCCGGTCTGGCTCGCCAGCCCCGAGGCCGTCGCGCAGTGCTTCCCGCGCGAAGCCGTGTTCGACCTCATCGTCTTCGACGAGGCGAGCCAGCTCCGCCTGGAGGAGGCGATCCCGGTGCTCACCCGCGGCCGCCGCGTCGTCATCGCCGGCGACCCGCAGCAGCTGCCGCCGACCCGCTTCTTCGAGGCGGCTTTCGACGAGGGCGAGGCCGGCGAGATCCAGGACGAGGACGACCTCTTCGAGGCGCAGCAACGCGGCACCGAGGACCTGCTGTCCGCGGCGCTCAACCTCGACGCCTCCTCCACGTACCTCGACGTCCACTACCGCAGCGAGGATCCCGGGCTCATCCGCTTCAGCAACGAGCACTTCTACCGCGGCCGGCTGCAGGCCCTCCCGGTGCCGCCGAACCGCCGCGACCGCGGCCCCGCGGTGGAGCTGATCCGCGTCGACGGCACGTACGCGAATCGTGCCAACGCCGGCGAGGCCGCGGCGGTCGTCGCGAAGGTGGCCGAGCTGCTGTCGGCGAAGCGGCCGCCGAGCATCGGCATCGCGTGCTTCAACACGACGCAGCGCGACGCCATCGCCGAGGCACTGGAGGTCGCGGCGATGGACGACGCCGGCTTCGCCGCGAAGCTCGCGGACGCTCGGGCGCTGGAGCGCGACGGGCAGAACGAGAGCCTCTTCGTGAAGAACCTCGAGAACGTGCAGGGCGACGAGCGGGACCACCTGCTGATCAGCACGACCTACGGGCCCGACGCGAGGGGCCGCTTCTACCGGCGCTTCGGGCCGCTGGGGATGGCCGGGGGCGGGCGCCGGCTCAACGTGCTGGTCACGCGGGCCCGCGCGAAGATCCACGTGCTCACCTCGATCCCGGCGGCTTCCTACCGCGGGCTCGAAGAGCCCGGAGGCAGCGGCACGCCCTCGGGCTCGTGGCTGCTGTTCGCCTACCTCGCCATGGCCGACGGCGCCGGGGCGGGCACGCCCGCGGCCGCCGACCCCGCGGAGCCGGGCCTGCACGTGCACCCCTCCGCCGCGCCCTCCCGCCTCGCCGAGGCCGTCGGGGCGCGTCTGGCGGCTGCGCACCCCCAAGACCGCGTCGACGTCCACCTCGGCAACGAGGGCTTCCTCCTCGACGTCGCCGACGCGGCACCCGGCGGCGCGACCTCGACGGCCCTCATCGACTTCGCCCGCTACGCCGCGGCGCCCGATCCGGTCCGCTGGGATCTCTACCGCGGCGGCATCCTGCGGTGGCGCGGCTGGAAGCCGGCCCGCCTGTGGAGCCCCGCGGTGCTGCGGGACCCGGCCTCCGCCGCCGCCGCCGTTCGCCCGGCGTAG
- a CDS encoding response regulator: MSNTPTRKKQPAVDGRRPLGGLAVFTTGEAATATGLSQQTIIRNFDAGRLQGYRVPGSRFRRIPRDSLLAFLKDNGIPLDRLREGSRHRLLVVDDDPGVLALLDEVLRLDGRFEVRTATCGYDAGMESVGFRPELILLDYMLPDINGDRVCRSVKETPELSDTRVLIISGAATDEEVERLMAAGADGFLQKPFELTTLIARIEALLDLPAAV, translated from the coding sequence ATGTCGAACACGCCCACCCGCAAGAAGCAACCCGCCGTCGACGGCCGGCGACCCCTCGGCGGCCTCGCGGTCTTCACCACCGGGGAGGCGGCGACGGCCACGGGGCTTTCGCAGCAGACGATCATCCGCAACTTCGACGCCGGGCGGCTGCAGGGGTACCGGGTCCCCGGCAGCCGCTTCCGCCGGATCCCGCGGGACAGCCTGCTCGCCTTCCTCAAGGACAACGGGATCCCGCTGGACCGCCTGCGGGAGGGCAGCCGCCACCGGCTGCTCGTGGTCGACGACGACCCCGGCGTGCTGGCGTTGCTCGACGAGGTGCTGCGCCTCGACGGGCGGTTCGAGGTCCGAACGGCCACCTGCGGCTACGACGCCGGGATGGAGAGCGTCGGTTTCCGGCCCGAGCTGATCCTGCTCGACTACATGCTGCCGGACATCAACGGCGACCGCGTGTGCCGGTCGGTGAAGGAAACCCCCGAGCTCTCCGACACCCGCGTGCTCATCATCTCGGGTGCCGCCACCGACGAGGAGGTCGAGCGGCTGATGGCCGCTGGCGCCGACGGGTTCCTCCAGAAGCCCTTCGAGCTGACAACACTGATCGCTCGCATCGAGGCGCTGCTGGATCTGCCCGCCGCGGTGTGA